Within the Thermosynechococcaceae cyanobacterium Okahandja genome, the region CTTGGGCTGCTGGGAATTAGTTGCATTGGCATTGGCGATGATCTGGTGCATCTCCTGCGGCAGTCGCAGCCGCTGGCGGCTATTCCTTGGTCCGACTGGGGGCAGCGGGGGGAACTGTGGATGCTGCTCGCCGCCCTGTCGATGGCGGTGGGCACCATTTTGATGCGACCGGTGGCGCGCCATAGCGATCCGGTGGTGGCTACAGGCTGGCACATGGTCTTGGGGGGAATTCCCCTGTTGGCGATCGCCAGCTTCCAGCAGCCAGCCCCATGGCAAGATTTGCTCTTCCCCGATCTGCTGAACTTGGGGTATGCCACCCTCTTTGGCAGCGCCATTGCCTACGGGATCTTTTTCTACTTTGCGGCCAAAGGCAATTTAACCAGCCTCAGTGCCCTGACGTTTCTGACACCAGTGTTTGCCCTGACCTTTGGCCATCTGCTACTGGCGGAAACCCTAAGTCGGCTACAATTGCTGGGGGTCGGTTTAACCCTAATCAGTATTTATCTGATTAATCAGCGCCATGTTTTGGGGGGCTGGTGGCAGCAGTTGCCCCTCTCGGGACGCTTACGGCAGCCAGAAGCCGTCCCTGTCAATTTATCGGATCGCCCTTAACTTTTGAGGGGTTCGGGGGGCAAGGGGCAGCATCAGCGTCGGGAGGATGTCACACTATGCTAAAGCGGGAACTGGGTCTGGGGGGAGCCATCCTCACCGGGCTAGGCTCGATGATTGGTACGGGTATTTTCGTGAGTCTTGGCCTTGCGACGGGTATTGCGGGTTCATGGGTACTGGTTGCCCTAGCTTTAGCGGCGGGCTTAGCGCTGTGCAACGGCCTCAATAGTGCTCAACTGGCAGCCAGCCATCCGGTAAGTGGGGGTACCTATGAGTACGGCTACCGCTACCTCAGTCCTGCGGTTGGGTTTACGGCGGGCTGGATGTTTTTGCTGGCCAAGTCAGCATCAGCCGCTACCGCCGCCTTGGGGTGTATGGGCTATCTGTTCAGTGTGCTGCCCGTGGCTGGCCTACCCGATGTTGTGCCGGTTGTCGGGGCGATCCTGCTCATTGGGGTGCTCACGGGGGTTGTGCTCCTCGGGGTGCAGCGCTCGAACCAAGTCA harbors:
- a CDS encoding DMT family transporter, with amino-acid sequence MTTLLQRLILICPFFFWGTAMVAMKEVLPHTSPFFVAGVRLLPAGLLVLLVAIALGKPQPSTPAAWRWIGLFALIDGLLFQGFLATGLSKTGAGLGSVMIDSQPLAVALLSRWLYAERVGGWGWLGLLLGLLGISCIGIGDDLVHLLRQSQPLAAIPWSDWGQRGELWMLLAALSMAVGTILMRPVARHSDPVVATGWHMVLGGIPLLAIASFQQPAPWQDLLFPDLLNLGYATLFGSAIAYGIFFYFAAKGNLTSLSALTFLTPVFALTFGHLLLAETLSRLQLLGVGLTLISIYLINQRHVLGGWWQQLPLSGRLRQPEAVPVNLSDRP